Sequence from the Candidatus Margulisiibacteriota bacterium genome:
AGCCATCCTCTGTGAATGAATTGCCGAATGCTACGTGATCTGTGTTTTGTCCTTTTATGAGCATATCAGAATTGCATATCGCATATGATTCGGGGTTCAATTCTTGTCCAAAGACACGCAAATCAGCATCAGGATTAAGCTCCCTTAAATATTCTTCAGCTACCGATAACATTCCTCCAGTCCCGCATGCAGGATCATAGAGAGTCTTAACGATGCCTTTCGTAGTTAGTATCTTCTTGTCATTTAAGAACAGCAGATTCACCATGAGCCGTATTACTTCGCGCGGTGTAAAATGTTCTCCGGCCGTTTCATTGGACAGGTCAGCAAATTTTCTAATGAGCTCTTCGAAGATATAGCCCATCTCAATGTTTTGGACTTTACCGGGATGCAGATCAACCGAAGCAAATTGAATGACTATTTGATACAGCAGATTGGCCTTATCGAGTCGTGTTATTTGGGAATCAAATTCAAAGTGTTCGAGGATTTCCCTGGCGTTTTTTGAAAAGCCGTTAATATAATTACGCAAATTAGCTGCGATATCATATTGATCCGCTGTCAATCTCTGAAAGTCGTATTTACTTTTATTGTAAAATGACAGGTTCGCCTTTTTCTTGAGCACTTTTTCCGCAGCTTCTGGCGATAGCTTTCGGCTTCTAATTTCGGGAAGGAATGACAGAACTCTTTGTTTTGTTGGCTCAAGGACACAATCAAGTCGACGTAAAACTGTTAAAGGGAGAATTACTTTTCCGTACTCGGACTGCTTATAATCTCCACGCAAAAGATCAGCTATGCTCCAAATAAAATTGGCTTGGTCTTTGAAATTAGAGATCATAAGTATAATCGTATTTTAGCACCCTAAGCGGGGTTAATCAAAAGAGGAATAATTAAGATCTCACCCAAAATCCACCACCTCAAACGCATTCGTCCCCTCCACCCCCACTTTCAAGATTTTGATATCTTTCCCAATTCTCGGCACCCTCTTCCACTTCCCGAAAAACTCCTTTGAATTATCAAACCCGCGCAACATTCTCTCCGCGAATTGGCCCGTCCTATCTATTACCGCAGGAGCGCTTTTTATATCAAACGGCTTGATATCCGCGAGTCCGGGATTCAAAATACGCAAAGAAATATTCTTCTTCTTGAATATCTCGTCATTCAAAGACGCCTTCAACTGCGGATAAGAGCTGACAAGATCAACATACCGGAGAAATACATCGGCAATGTTCTTATTGCTGTAATCTATATCGCCATCCGCAAGACACCCGAGATCTACGGCAAGGATTCTCTTTACACCAGGTATTTTTGCGGCGGCAGTAATGGGACAGTTCTCCACCATCCCTCCATCGCATAGCGCGTGAACCTTATTGTTAATTAGCAGTTTCTTTGGTTTAAAGATCATCGGAAGCGAGATAGCCGCTTCAAGCGCGTCTATAAGCTTCATTTTGCCTCTTGGACCAAAAACGA
This genomic interval carries:
- a CDS encoding patatin-like phospholipase family protein, translated to MQQGSGKLAFVFSGGFSKGAAHLAIAKVFIEKGFEPDIYVGTSVGAVAAVLLAFCKDADEAIELYKSFVKKYIWPQMLAVDVFSKGGIFTAEILARDMARHAGIEDATFDDLKKPVYITASDINTGRQIVFGPRGKMKLIDALEAAISLPMIFKPKKLLINNKVHALCDGGMVENCPITAAAKIPGVKRILAVDLGCLADGDIDYSNKNIADVFLRYVDLVSSYPQLKASLNDEIFKKKNISLRILNPGLADIKPFDIKSAPAVIDRTGQFAERMLRGFDNSKEFFGKWKRVPRIGKDIKILKVGVEGTNAFEVVDFG